Proteins co-encoded in one Streptomyces diastaticus subsp. diastaticus genomic window:
- a CDS encoding SDR family NAD(P)-dependent oxidoreductase, whose amino-acid sequence MSPAQTGRRRFESRTVLVTGAAGGLGRADCLALAAEGAHVWAADIDVAAAETLVPELTAAGGSGRAVHLDVADADSWRALADEVEAAGPLHGLVNNAGVSLRAGIADTTVEQWRRVMDVNLSSVFYGLKTLTPALARGAEAGGAAVVNVSSIAGMVGYFSATYGTSKWGVRGLSKVGALELAPHGVRVNSLHPGLTSTPLLHQAPDTAFVDESVRSVPAGRLATPQEIARVVAFLLSDDATYITGEEVVVDGGLTSGGLYHRILAGLADRP is encoded by the coding sequence GTGAGCCCCGCGCAGACCGGCCGACGCAGGTTCGAGAGCCGTACGGTCCTGGTCACCGGCGCCGCCGGCGGCCTGGGCCGGGCCGACTGCCTGGCACTGGCCGCCGAGGGGGCGCACGTCTGGGCCGCCGACATCGACGTGGCCGCCGCCGAGACGCTCGTCCCCGAACTCACGGCGGCCGGCGGGTCGGGGCGGGCCGTTCACCTGGACGTCGCCGACGCCGACTCCTGGCGTGCGCTGGCCGACGAGGTGGAAGCCGCCGGGCCCCTCCACGGCCTGGTCAACAACGCCGGCGTCAGCCTGCGCGCGGGCATCGCCGACACCACCGTCGAACAGTGGCGGCGCGTCATGGACGTCAACCTCTCCAGCGTCTTCTACGGCCTCAAGACACTCACCCCCGCCCTCGCACGAGGGGCCGAGGCCGGTGGCGCCGCGGTCGTGAACGTCTCCTCCATCGCCGGAATGGTCGGCTACTTCTCCGCCACGTACGGCACCAGCAAGTGGGGCGTCCGCGGCCTGTCGAAGGTCGGCGCGCTCGAACTCGCGCCGCACGGCGTCCGCGTGAACTCGCTCCACCCGGGACTCACCTCCACACCCCTGCTCCACCAGGCCCCCGACACCGCCTTCGTGGACGAGAGCGTGCGGTCGGTGCCCGCGGGCCGGCTCGCGACTCCCCAGGAGATCGCGCGCGTGGTCGCGTTCCTGCTGTCCGACGACGCCACCTACATCACGGGCGAGGAGGTCGTCGTCGACGGCGGACTGACCTCCGGCGGTCTCTACCACCGCATCCTCGCCGGACTGGCCGACAGGCCGTGA